In Alteribacter lacisalsi, a genomic segment contains:
- the tenA gene encoding thiaminase II, whose translation MSFSQELRQEAAHIFEATYKHPFVQEIGKGTLGKEQLIHYVKQDFEYLNAYIHTRGLAISKCTDRKDMAMFSEGIEFILNSEIHPHNNFCKVAGVDYEDLQGYALAPTAQHYTRHMLSVAHQGTLGEIIAVSLPCPWIYMDIGERLIEDFSPNESHPFNEWIRFYGEGTREHMKPYLARLDQLAESAGSAERERMKEHFMLSCQLEYMFFDMAYTLQDWPVEKEASVTK comes from the coding sequence ATGTCTTTTTCACAGGAACTGCGTCAGGAAGCTGCCCACATTTTTGAAGCCACGTACAAGCATCCGTTCGTTCAGGAAATCGGAAAAGGAACGCTGGGTAAGGAGCAGCTGATTCATTATGTAAAACAGGATTTCGAGTACTTAAACGCCTACATTCACACCAGAGGTCTGGCTATCAGTAAGTGTACAGACCGTAAAGACATGGCGATGTTCAGCGAAGGGATTGAATTTATCCTGAACAGCGAGATCCACCCCCATAATAATTTCTGCAAGGTTGCCGGTGTAGACTATGAAGACCTTCAGGGCTATGCTCTCGCTCCCACGGCCCAGCATTATACGCGCCACATGCTGAGCGTCGCTCACCAGGGCACACTCGGTGAAATTATTGCTGTGAGTCTGCCGTGCCCTTGGATTTACATGGATATCGGTGAACGACTGATCGAAGATTTCTCACCGAACGAGAGCCACCCGTTTAACGAGTGGATCCGGTTTTACGGCGAAGGTACCCGGGAGCATATGAAGCCGTACCTTGCCCGGCTTGATCAGCTTGCTGAATCCGCTGGATCTGCTGAGCGCGAGCGAATGAAAGAACATTTTATGCTCAGCTGCCAGCTTGAGTATATGTTCTTTGATATGGCATACACTCTACAGGACTGGCCAGTTGAAAAAGAAGCGTCTGTAACAAAATAA
- a CDS encoding GNAT family N-acetyltransferase, which translates to MAFPELTTKRLKLTELNYGYTRQLYDILSRRNVMIYYGFDPVDSYEETARVIESYRTDFLTWSGIRWAVIYRETGDCIGTIGLSDIRFSCKRAEVGFELHPDYWRRGIISEALLQVLRYGFMELGLFRIGAVTYPDNTASNSLLKKIGFQYEGILRGYLYQRGESHDAYSYSILRTDK; encoded by the coding sequence TTGGCATTTCCAGAACTCACTACAAAACGGCTGAAGCTGACGGAACTGAATTACGGGTATACCAGACAGCTTTACGATATTCTATCGCGAAGAAACGTGATGATTTACTACGGTTTCGACCCGGTTGACAGCTATGAGGAAACCGCACGCGTCATCGAAAGCTACAGGACAGACTTTTTGACCTGGAGCGGCATTCGCTGGGCAGTCATTTACAGGGAAACCGGTGATTGTATCGGTACCATCGGACTCAGTGATATCCGTTTCAGCTGCAAGCGAGCGGAAGTCGGCTTCGAGCTTCATCCCGATTACTGGCGCCGCGGGATCATATCCGAAGCTTTATTACAAGTCCTCCGCTATGGATTCATGGAGCTCGGCCTGTTCCGGATCGGAGCAGTCACATACCCTGACAACACCGCTTCAAACAGCCTGCTGAAAAAGATCGGGTTTCAGTATGAAGGCATTCTCAGAGGCTACCTCTATCAGAGAGGTGAATCCCACGATGCCTACAGCTATTCGATTTTGCGGACCGACAAGTAA
- a CDS encoding GNAT family N-acetyltransferase, which translates to MTIIRLTENHAEELRRLRHEALQTNPESFSSSYEEEKQYPVERYRSRLASESSVTLGFYKESTLSGLVSVVRNTRVKTRHRADIFGMYVTPAARGNGTGRRLMEEAIKKAWEFGGVEQLYLTVVISNTPALKLYESLGFEAYGREEQAIKIGSTFYDEQLMVLRL; encoded by the coding sequence GTGACCATTATCCGTTTAACTGAGAACCATGCAGAGGAATTGCGCAGGCTGAGGCACGAGGCCCTGCAGACGAATCCTGAATCTTTCTCATCAAGCTATGAAGAAGAAAAGCAGTACCCTGTAGAACGCTATCGTTCCCGTCTTGCCTCCGAATCATCTGTAACGCTCGGGTTTTACAAAGAAAGCACACTTTCCGGCCTGGTAAGCGTAGTCAGAAATACACGAGTCAAGACCCGGCACCGGGCGGATATTTTCGGGATGTATGTTACGCCCGCCGCAAGAGGCAACGGGACCGGCAGAAGGCTTATGGAAGAGGCGATCAAAAAAGCATGGGAGTTCGGCGGTGTGGAACAGCTGTATCTGACTGTGGTTATATCCAATACTCCTGCATTAAAACTCTATGAATCACTCGGCTTCGAAGCATATGGCCGGGAAGAGCAGGCAATAAAAATCGGCAGCACCTTTTATGATGAACAGCTGATGGTCCTGAGACTCTAG